In a single window of the Tellurirhabdus bombi genome:
- a CDS encoding ferredoxin--NADP reductase produces the protein MANRYFLKVKEVTQQTAEAVTIHFWHPLNEVVRYQPGQFLTFILNVNGQKVRRSYSMSSSPHTDASPAVTIKRIPGGVVSNYLCENVKAGDVIETLEPMGKFVASTDPQNGRQLIMIGAGSGITPLMSMMKSVLHVESKSQIWLLYGNRTTSSILFRDEISRLESQYRDRFRVSYVLSQPETSWDGMQGRLNQSNVLKLLEVMPVNELRQADYFLCGPDGMMEETRKALQLLNVPERQIYTESFNTTPPEAHGEVIEEENMEDNSAGQEVTILYEGSEYKVAVEPHQTILEAALELDIDLPYSCQAGMCTACMGRCTSGKVMLDEEDGLSEAEIAAGYVLTCVAHPLTKDVVIEID, from the coding sequence ATGGCTAATCGTTATTTTTTGAAAGTAAAGGAGGTTACCCAGCAAACAGCGGAGGCCGTAACCATCCATTTTTGGCATCCACTAAATGAAGTGGTTCGTTATCAACCAGGCCAATTTTTAACCTTCATACTCAATGTGAATGGGCAGAAGGTTCGCCGGTCCTATTCCATGTCTAGTTCGCCGCATACGGATGCTTCCCCCGCCGTAACCATCAAGCGAATTCCGGGCGGCGTCGTTTCTAACTACCTGTGTGAGAATGTAAAAGCCGGCGATGTAATCGAAACGCTGGAGCCGATGGGTAAATTCGTGGCATCAACCGATCCGCAGAACGGCCGTCAACTGATTATGATTGGCGCAGGCAGTGGCATCACGCCGCTGATGTCGATGATGAAATCAGTTTTGCATGTCGAGTCGAAAAGCCAGATCTGGCTTTTATACGGTAACCGAACGACCTCATCGATTCTGTTTCGTGATGAAATCAGCCGCCTGGAAAGTCAATACCGCGATCGGTTTCGCGTGTCATACGTGCTGAGCCAGCCCGAAACCAGTTGGGATGGCATGCAGGGTCGGCTAAACCAGTCGAATGTGCTAAAGCTGCTGGAAGTGATGCCGGTAAATGAGCTTCGGCAGGCGGATTATTTTCTGTGCGGGCCGGATGGCATGATGGAAGAGACGCGTAAAGCCCTGCAATTATTGAACGTTCCAGAAAGACAGATATATACCGAAAGTTTCAATACAACGCCCCCCGAAGCACACGGCGAGGTAATCGAAGAGGAAAATATGGAGGATAATTCAGCCGGACAGGAGGTAACCATACTTTATGAAGGCAGCGAGTACAAAGTGGCCGTTGAACCGCACCAGACCATTCTGGAAGCGGCGCTCGAACTGGACATTGACCTACCTTACTCGTGCCAGGCGGGAATGTGTACGGCTTGCATGGGCCGTTGTACCTCGGGCAAAGTAATGCTGGATGAGGAAGACGGTTTGTCAGAAGCGGAGATTGCGGCGGGTTACGTACTAACCTGTGTGGCTCACCCCTTAACTAAGGATGTAGTGATCGAAATTGACTAA